A window from Thiosulfatimonas sediminis encodes these proteins:
- the folM gene encoding dihydromonapterin reductase yields the protein MAQFQQAVLITGAGQRVGLHLAQAFLAQGKYPVLITYRKPRAEINDLVAKGAKAYQVDFNDATQLQQFIDQVQQDVVSLRALIHNASIWVTDAQIAADPTLYDALFAVHVKAPYQLTMGLQSLLFKCEGGSDVIGFSDASAQLNRSDYIAYLSSKAALQNQLRQFAAKLAPHCKVNDIAPGLLMFHAEDTAAMRAKRLARQLLPFEPGPEVIWQSVQFLMNNAYVTGVSLPVDGGVGIK from the coding sequence CTGGGCAGCGTGTCGGATTGCATTTGGCGCAAGCGTTTTTAGCGCAGGGTAAGTATCCGGTATTAATTACCTACCGCAAACCCCGCGCAGAAATTAACGACTTGGTTGCCAAAGGGGCGAAAGCCTATCAAGTGGATTTTAACGATGCGACCCAGCTGCAGCAGTTTATTGATCAAGTCCAACAAGACGTCGTTAGTTTGCGAGCCTTGATTCATAACGCTTCCATTTGGGTAACCGATGCGCAGATTGCGGCCGACCCTACGCTCTATGATGCATTGTTTGCGGTGCACGTCAAAGCCCCTTATCAGTTAACGATGGGCTTACAGTCGCTGTTATTCAAGTGTGAGGGTGGAAGCGATGTGATTGGCTTTTCCGATGCCAGCGCACAGCTTAATCGCAGTGATTACATTGCCTATCTTAGTTCCAAAGCGGCTTTACAGAATCAACTGCGTCAATTTGCTGCCAAGCTTGCACCGCACTGTAAAGTGAATGATATTGCCCCAGGGTTGTTGATGTTCCATGCTGAGGACACTGCCGCCATGCGAGCCAAGCGTTTGGCGCGCCAGTTATTGCCGTTTGAGCCAGGGCCAGAAGTGATCTGGCAAAGCGTGCAATTTTTAATGAATAACGCTTATGTTACAGGTGTCAGTCTGCCGGTCGATGGCGGCGTAGGCATTAAATAA